From the genome of Eucalyptus grandis isolate ANBG69807.140 chromosome 2, ASM1654582v1, whole genome shotgun sequence, one region includes:
- the LOC104435386 gene encoding auxin-induced protein 6B: protein MAKLSRSSGSKKRGIVNLKIVVEKLQKSLSLGRRSPPSWSTYYHREDDYCEDANERENNGDAVPDDVKEGHFAVVALEGDQPKRFVIPLSYLAHPTFLRLLEMAAEEYGFEHEGALAIPCEPSELERILSS, encoded by the coding sequence ATGGCTAAGCTTAGTAGATCCAGTGGTAGCAAAAAGAGGGGCATTGTGAACCTCAAGATTGTGGTGGAGAAGCTACAAAAGAGCCTCTCACTCGGTAGGAGATCACCACCTTCATGGTCAACTTATTATCACCGAGAGGATGACTATTGCGAAGATGCGAATGAGCGCGAGAACAATGGCGATGCCGTGCCCGACGATGTGAAGGAAGGTCATTTCGCGGTGGTGGCTCTTGAAGGAGACCAACCCAAGAGGTTCGTGATTCCCTTGAGCTATCTGGCGCACCCCACATTCCTTAGGCTCTTGGAGATGGCGGCCGAAGAATACGGGTTTGAGCATGAAGGTGCACTTGCCATTCCTTGCGAGCCTAGTGAGCTCGAGAGGATTTTGTCTAGCTAG